One genomic window of Paraburkholderia phytofirmans PsJN includes the following:
- a CDS encoding DUF1521 domain-containing protein produces MQATFDNRTHASFSDMQSSFMTNRTIQQQAMVQPMSPALSGPVSSSLQSYQFNSSSFSQQSSQTRNGMSSSTSMSSFQQAVSNRGFEQSFSFNSTQVQESFGKASHRGNDRSDRCAGQQDNWSNTQVNDNKSTIDLGNYKLDLNKKDSSMLLTDKKSGETTKVWGDPHIDSNGTSNMFNGPLSLNLSDGTKITVGTQGKGNVSYADKLTITKGNDAYLVNGLSEKDSNPLTVQHAGNGRQLDAMTPDGYSLVANQNGKGWIDPQTGHAPTAADFKKH; encoded by the coding sequence ATGCAAGCAACATTCGATAACCGTACCCACGCATCGTTCAGCGATATGCAGTCGTCCTTCATGACGAACAGAACCATCCAGCAACAAGCCATGGTTCAACCGATGAGCCCGGCGCTGTCCGGGCCCGTTTCCAGCAGCCTGCAGAGTTACCAGTTCAATTCATCGAGCTTTTCGCAGCAGTCCTCGCAAACGCGCAACGGGATGTCATCGTCGACATCGATGTCCAGCTTTCAACAGGCTGTATCGAACCGCGGTTTCGAGCAATCGTTCAGTTTCAACAGCACACAGGTTCAGGAAAGTTTCGGAAAAGCATCCCATCGCGGGAACGATCGGTCGGACCGCTGCGCTGGTCAGCAGGACAACTGGAGCAATACGCAGGTCAACGACAACAAATCGACGATCGACCTTGGCAACTACAAGCTCGATCTCAACAAGAAAGACTCGTCGATGCTTTTGACGGATAAAAAGTCGGGAGAAACGACCAAGGTCTGGGGTGACCCGCACATCGACAGCAACGGCACGTCGAACATGTTCAATGGCCCGTTATCGCTGAACCTGTCCGATGGCACGAAGATAACCGTCGGCACTCAGGGGAAAGGCAATGTCAGCTACGCCGACAAGCTCACGATTACAAAAGGCAACGACGCTTATCTGGTCAACGGTCTGAGCGAGAAGGACAGTAATCCGCTCACCGTGCAGCACGCAGGCAACGGCCGACAGCTCGACGCAATGACTCCGGACGGCTACTCGCTTGTCGCCAACCAGAATGGCAAGGGCTGGATCGATCCGCAGACCGGTCACGCGCCGACCGCGGCAGACTTCAAGAAGCACTAA
- a CDS encoding FliI/YscN family ATPase yields the protein MNDEIKTLMSEHSLLSSRPVPSARIVEARGVVVRVVGASLRIGEMVRLMRPDRAEPQIGEVVGFSQEGALVVPLDGLAGLSDITQVEGCGLSWGRLDALDMLGRVVDGLGRPLDGRVAPKAVSAQHSMNILSHINPLDRPVISTPFPTGVRVIDGLLSCGVGQRVGIFAAAGGGKSTLMGMIANGASVDAIVVALIGERGREVGEFIHDHLGARRASSIVIASTSERPAAERIKAAELACRVASDLRAEGKHVLLLFDSLTRYARALREVGLAVGEPPVRRGYPPRVFAELPRLIETAGLTRQGAVTAFFTVLAEDEEMSDPVAEEARSLLDGHIQLSGRLGGAGHYPAIDVLKSKSRVMTRVTSRAHRDDAGRVRGWMSRYQEVELLLQIGEYRRGNDSASDLAIDRHEMIERFLRQRHDEYSDWEATIGSLSALCHGSHE from the coding sequence ATGAACGATGAGATAAAGACGTTGATGTCAGAGCATTCCCTGCTTTCAAGCCGTCCCGTGCCGAGCGCGCGGATCGTCGAAGCGCGGGGTGTCGTCGTGCGCGTGGTGGGTGCCTCGTTGCGCATCGGCGAAATGGTGCGGCTCATGCGGCCCGATCGCGCAGAACCACAGATCGGGGAAGTGGTGGGCTTTTCGCAGGAGGGGGCGCTGGTCGTGCCGCTCGACGGACTGGCGGGATTGTCGGACATTACACAGGTGGAGGGCTGCGGGCTCAGCTGGGGACGTCTCGATGCGCTCGATATGCTCGGACGGGTCGTCGATGGGCTGGGCCGGCCGCTCGATGGCCGCGTGGCCCCGAAAGCCGTCAGTGCTCAACACTCAATGAATATCTTGTCGCATATCAATCCGCTCGACCGCCCAGTCATCTCGACGCCATTCCCAACGGGTGTACGGGTAATCGATGGTCTCTTGTCCTGCGGAGTCGGTCAGCGAGTCGGCATCTTTGCGGCGGCGGGCGGAGGCAAGAGTACGCTGATGGGCATGATCGCCAATGGGGCGAGCGTGGATGCAATTGTTGTTGCACTGATTGGCGAACGGGGTCGTGAAGTGGGCGAGTTCATTCATGATCACCTTGGCGCGCGGCGCGCATCGTCGATTGTGATCGCATCGACGTCCGAGCGGCCTGCGGCGGAGCGCATCAAGGCGGCCGAACTGGCTTGCCGAGTCGCGAGCGATTTGCGCGCCGAGGGAAAGCACGTGTTGCTGCTGTTCGATTCCCTCACGCGCTACGCCCGGGCGTTGCGCGAGGTTGGTCTCGCGGTTGGCGAGCCGCCCGTGCGGCGAGGCTACCCGCCACGCGTGTTCGCCGAACTGCCGCGCCTGATCGAGACCGCGGGGCTTACACGTCAGGGCGCGGTCACCGCGTTCTTTACGGTGCTGGCCGAAGACGAGGAGATGTCCGATCCTGTCGCGGAGGAAGCTCGCTCGTTGCTCGACGGTCATATTCAGCTGTCGGGGCGCCTCGGTGGGGCGGGACATTACCCGGCTATCGACGTGTTGAAAAGCAAGAGCCGCGTCATGACACGCGTGACGAGCCGCGCGCATCGAGATGATGCCGGCCGCGTGCGCGGCTGGATGAGCCGATATCAGGAAGTGGAACTGTTGCTGCAGATTGGCGAATATCGTCGCGGCAACGATTCTGCGAGCGATCTTGCGATCGACCGGCATGAAATGATCGAGCGCTTTTTGCGGCAGCGTCACGACGAGTATTCGGACTGGGAGGCAACGATTGGATCGTTAAGCGCGCTTTGTCATGGGTCGCACGAATGA
- a CDS encoding flagellar biosynthesis protein FlhA — MMKNMKLGNIDLPGLIARHADLAVGAGMLSVLVLLILPVPSFVLDLFICVSFTASFVMLAATIYAAKPVELSSFPSLLLVTTLLRLALAIASTKMILLYAHAGQIIGAFGEIVVGGNVAVGMVVFIVLSAIQFIVVAKGADRVAEVSARFTLDGIPGRQMSIDADLRGGLIGASEAGRLRGELERETYFYGSLDGAMKFVKGDAIAGLVVALVNIAGGLAVGIAQRGMSLAEALHTYTILTVGDGLVSQIPSLIVSISAGLLVTRVSSGGVGGNLGGDIFKQLSAHPPAMVMAGTACLALACIPGFPHIQFVLAAVVLIGLAVALMRQRAAADRAARPKMPAMTRDGGNYVQRILDDVELGTSSPLRVRLGSAACNALNAAELNDQLAQLRRDLIVRLGVPFPGLVLLRDPRLDVDRYIVDIDDVPFSGGTLLAGHVLVSGDTERVTMEGPPGYHPRAEKSVWVRADSAAGIDDTQLMKSSANGLLCDHLMDVCEKCAPSFVGTQETRFLLNLVGAEFRELVTVAQKVVTTAQIAAVLRSLLEQRVSIRNMRAILEAIVQVPDSERSHDRMVRDARIALAPQLVRSYADLSSWEVHAAVLEPSWEAELEAQIDLGPDGEPRCVLDADRLESLQRGFAARNDVVRLVVTTAVLRPHLERVLRTLGMRTDVLAMEEIPLDEYRVRVIATLAPA, encoded by the coding sequence ATGATGAAAAATATGAAGCTGGGCAATATCGATTTGCCGGGCCTGATCGCGCGTCATGCGGATCTTGCGGTCGGGGCCGGCATGCTTAGCGTGCTGGTCTTGCTGATTTTGCCGGTTCCGTCATTCGTACTCGATCTGTTTATTTGCGTAAGTTTCACCGCGAGCTTCGTCATGCTTGCAGCGACGATCTACGCCGCGAAACCGGTGGAGCTATCCAGTTTTCCGTCTCTCCTGCTCGTGACGACCTTGCTGCGGCTCGCCCTTGCGATTGCATCGACCAAGATGATTCTGCTGTACGCGCACGCGGGACAGATCATTGGCGCGTTTGGTGAAATCGTGGTGGGCGGTAACGTGGCGGTCGGCATGGTGGTCTTCATCGTGTTGTCGGCGATCCAGTTCATCGTTGTCGCAAAAGGGGCCGACCGGGTCGCGGAAGTGTCGGCGCGGTTTACGCTCGACGGCATTCCCGGCCGTCAGATGAGCATTGATGCTGATTTGCGCGGTGGTTTGATCGGCGCGTCCGAGGCGGGCCGGCTGCGCGGCGAGCTGGAGCGCGAAACCTATTTCTATGGCTCGCTCGACGGAGCGATGAAGTTCGTCAAGGGCGATGCGATAGCGGGACTTGTCGTCGCGCTCGTAAATATTGCCGGTGGTCTTGCCGTTGGCATTGCACAACGGGGCATGTCGTTAGCCGAGGCGCTGCACACCTACACGATCCTGACGGTCGGCGATGGACTGGTCTCGCAGATTCCTTCACTGATCGTTTCCATCTCGGCGGGCCTGCTGGTCACGCGTGTATCGTCAGGCGGCGTTGGCGGCAATCTTGGCGGAGACATCTTTAAACAGCTCTCGGCGCATCCCCCCGCAATGGTGATGGCGGGCACCGCGTGTCTCGCGCTCGCCTGTATTCCGGGGTTTCCTCATATCCAGTTCGTTCTCGCGGCGGTCGTACTCATCGGGCTGGCCGTCGCGCTGATGCGGCAGCGCGCAGCGGCGGACCGCGCGGCGCGACCGAAGATGCCGGCCATGACACGCGACGGCGGCAACTACGTGCAGCGCATTCTCGACGACGTGGAGCTCGGCACGAGTTCGCCGCTACGTGTACGGCTTGGCAGTGCAGCCTGCAACGCGCTGAACGCTGCCGAACTCAACGACCAGCTTGCGCAATTGCGCCGTGACCTGATCGTGAGGTTGGGCGTGCCATTTCCGGGGCTTGTGCTCCTGCGCGATCCGCGTCTTGACGTGGATCGCTACATTGTCGATATCGACGACGTGCCGTTCTCCGGCGGCACGCTGCTGGCGGGACATGTGCTGGTGAGCGGCGACACTGAACGGGTGACCATGGAAGGCCCGCCCGGCTATCATCCGCGCGCGGAGAAATCGGTGTGGGTGCGGGCCGACTCGGCCGCTGGAATCGACGACACGCAACTCATGAAATCGAGCGCCAATGGTCTGCTCTGCGATCACCTGATGGACGTCTGCGAAAAGTGCGCGCCGTCCTTCGTCGGTACGCAGGAAACGCGGTTCCTGCTCAATCTTGTCGGCGCCGAGTTTCGGGAACTCGTGACCGTGGCCCAAAAGGTGGTAACGACAGCGCAGATCGCTGCCGTGCTGCGCAGTCTGCTTGAACAGCGCGTATCGATCCGCAATATGCGAGCCATTCTCGAAGCAATCGTCCAGGTTCCCGACAGCGAGCGCTCGCACGACCGCATGGTGCGCGATGCACGCATCGCGCTTGCGCCCCAACTGGTGCGTTCATATGCGGATTTGAGCAGCTGGGAAGTCCATGCAGCGGTGCTTGAACCTTCCTGGGAAGCCGAACTCGAAGCGCAAATAGATCTCGGACCTGACGGCGAGCCGCGCTGTGTGCTCGACGCGGATCGCCTGGAAAGTTTGCAGCGAGGCTTTGCGGCACGAAACGATGTGGTGCGCCTCGTGGTGACGACGGCTGTATTGCGTCCTCATCTGGAGCGCGTTCTCCGCACACTGGGTATGCGGACCGACGTACTCGCGATGGAAGAAATCCCGCTCGACGAGTATCGCGTCCGCGTGATAGCGACGCTTGCGCCAGCCTGA
- a CDS encoding EscU/YscU/HrcU family type III secretion system export apparatus switch protein has translation MSDKTEAPTPNRLRRARKDGDIAKSTHVSVAVSGLFWLLFLLMDAPHVYQVCVHVVEVATQIDQGQPFAVRYLQITRAFGAAMPILLATLGVGALAVVVPEVAQAGGVFAVKRALPDFKRLNPVTGLKNLFGLKTLIDTGIVLMQFCILVFVLWHAFATWCAQLLPAFALAFGGQLSVTAQSLAQLQGLMAASQLAPAAIDFWLQRLQWRRRLRMDKNEIKREHRDEDGDPHVKGRRRALHRELSR, from the coding sequence ATGAGCGACAAGACAGAAGCCCCCACACCCAACCGGCTGCGGCGTGCCCGCAAGGACGGCGACATTGCGAAGAGCACGCACGTGAGCGTCGCCGTCAGCGGGCTCTTCTGGTTGCTGTTTCTGCTGATGGACGCACCACACGTCTATCAGGTCTGCGTGCACGTGGTGGAAGTTGCCACGCAGATCGATCAGGGCCAACCGTTCGCCGTGCGTTACCTGCAGATCACCAGGGCGTTCGGCGCGGCGATGCCGATACTGCTGGCGACGCTCGGCGTCGGTGCACTTGCGGTAGTCGTGCCGGAGGTCGCACAAGCGGGCGGCGTATTCGCGGTCAAGCGTGCGTTGCCGGACTTCAAGCGTTTGAATCCGGTGACAGGATTGAAGAACCTGTTCGGTCTGAAAACGCTGATCGATACCGGCATCGTGCTAATGCAGTTCTGCATTCTGGTGTTCGTTCTTTGGCATGCGTTCGCGACATGGTGCGCACAACTGTTGCCGGCGTTCGCGCTCGCGTTCGGCGGACAGTTGAGTGTCACTGCCCAGTCGCTCGCGCAACTGCAAGGCCTGATGGCGGCGTCGCAACTGGCTCCTGCGGCCATCGATTTCTGGCTGCAACGGCTCCAGTGGCGCCGGCGGCTGCGCATGGACAAGAACGAAATCAAGCGCGAACACCGGGACGAGGATGGCGATCCACATGTCAAGGGTCGTCGCCGTGCCTTGCACAGGGAGCTGAGCCGATAA
- a CDS encoding EscT/YscT/HrcT family type III secretion system export apparatus protein produces MTDYIGYVEGFAFCTIRPVVALSLVPFGGSESLGVTLRLPLMLMFATLPQQIGWPADPIVAASVEVLVGLLLGLLLSVAFHAAGAAGALIDQQGGYSIGSSYDPNFRDESALFERLFIWLATLTFFTGKGLQAVYGFFADAWVLWPPGAPRPDHMRVMRELAEQRLPLSMVEGARIAMPLIGMMLLVDISMGLMSRYAKRLNPFTTARTVKAIVLSLVIVACVPVLIERLNALFLQGAILQ; encoded by the coding sequence ATGACCGATTACATAGGATACGTCGAGGGCTTTGCCTTTTGCACCATCCGCCCAGTGGTTGCGCTATCGCTCGTTCCATTTGGCGGCAGCGAGTCGCTTGGCGTCACTCTGCGGTTGCCATTGATGCTGATGTTCGCGACACTGCCGCAGCAAATCGGGTGGCCGGCCGACCCGATCGTCGCCGCCTCGGTCGAAGTGCTAGTCGGGTTGCTACTCGGTCTGTTGCTGAGCGTCGCCTTTCATGCGGCAGGCGCCGCCGGCGCACTGATCGATCAGCAAGGCGGCTATTCGATCGGCTCCAGCTACGACCCGAACTTTCGCGACGAATCGGCGCTTTTCGAACGTCTGTTCATCTGGCTCGCGACATTGACGTTTTTTACTGGAAAGGGCCTGCAGGCCGTCTATGGCTTCTTTGCGGATGCATGGGTGCTGTGGCCGCCTGGCGCGCCGCGCCCCGATCACATGCGTGTGATGCGTGAACTGGCGGAGCAGCGACTGCCGCTTTCCATGGTGGAGGGCGCGCGAATTGCGATGCCGCTCATCGGCATGATGCTGCTCGTCGATATTTCGATGGGGTTGATGTCTCGTTACGCGAAGCGGCTTAACCCGTTCACGACCGCACGCACGGTCAAGGCGATCGTGCTTTCCTTGGTGATTGTCGCCTGCGTGCCGGTTCTCATCGAACGTCTCAATGCTCTCTTTCTGCAAGGCGCAATACTCCAATGA
- the sctS gene encoding type III secretion system export apparatus subunit SctS yields the protein MSSYPSLGSLSSDALLLVFWLSLPALAVATAIGVVVGLLQSVTQIQDQALPYGAKIIGVGLVMIVAIPWGNSEVSRFLDHAFSYIAAGRVQ from the coding sequence ATGAGTTCATATCCCTCTCTTGGTTCGTTGTCGAGCGATGCCTTGCTGCTGGTTTTCTGGTTGTCGCTGCCGGCACTGGCCGTTGCCACGGCAATCGGCGTCGTTGTTGGACTCCTGCAATCGGTGACGCAAATTCAGGATCAGGCTTTACCGTACGGCGCGAAGATCATCGGTGTCGGACTCGTGATGATCGTCGCCATCCCGTGGGGCAACAGCGAGGTCTCGCGCTTTCTCGATCACGCGTTTTCGTACATCGCGGCGGGACGGGTGCAGTGA
- a CDS encoding EscR/YscR/HrcR family type III secretion system export apparatus protein, giving the protein MKDQVVNFQIIVFFFVLGLLPLIVTMTTSFTKFSIVLTLLRSAVGVQQAPGNMAISALALAATLVVMAPTMEKIGGDLSLGERVERGQFPDVTEVYQAVRGPLGEFMMEHSRPSERAFLVTAAKRIDPARDAQETDFSLLIPAFMISEISSGFEAGFLLYMAFLIIDLVIANVLTAMGMVMLSPTTVSTPLKLFVLVSVSGISKLMHGLIVSYAK; this is encoded by the coding sequence ATGAAAGATCAAGTCGTCAACTTTCAGATAATCGTCTTTTTCTTCGTGCTGGGTCTGCTGCCGCTGATCGTGACGATGACCACGTCGTTCACCAAGTTCAGCATTGTGCTCACACTGTTGCGTTCTGCCGTGGGCGTGCAACAGGCGCCCGGCAACATGGCGATCTCGGCGCTGGCGCTCGCGGCGACGCTGGTTGTAATGGCGCCGACAATGGAGAAGATCGGTGGCGATCTGTCGCTCGGTGAGCGTGTCGAGCGCGGTCAGTTCCCCGACGTGACGGAGGTATACCAGGCGGTGCGCGGCCCACTCGGCGAATTCATGATGGAGCATTCGCGCCCCTCCGAGCGCGCGTTCCTCGTGACGGCGGCAAAACGCATCGACCCGGCACGCGACGCACAGGAAACCGACTTCTCGCTGCTGATTCCCGCATTCATGATCAGCGAAATTTCCAGCGGGTTCGAGGCCGGGTTTCTCCTTTATATGGCGTTTCTCATCATCGACCTCGTGATCGCTAACGTGTTGACGGCGATGGGCATGGTGATGTTGTCGCCCACCACGGTATCAACCCCGTTGAAACTCTTCGTGCTTGTGTCCGTATCAGGCATTTCGAAGCTAATGCACGGCTTGATTGTCAGCTACGCAAAATGA
- a CDS encoding FliM/FliN family flagellar motor switch protein yields MSPLRNVERVSLAHAQRHNVAALHFGTPYQVSVGKRAFSLQFEVCRASYPLRLNGHAAGEPVTLDCDAQALFPELTRTSLAQAEDRACTLISQVLDEWLSALEGVFGFTVEITGVSFDAVPQHGAYGLVLTHLRSHRAAHFALDSTVIDGWLARQPVHLGDATALARRLVVPVSVCMAGPELTLQRLRRIRRGDALLLNRFDQYLRLPMRLGARRILLQPSGEYMVIAQPMIDDANQSAEMTSELIPASALTFSFDAVIGTLSLTLDELMRLRTGSTVSLQQPVGRHAIRLLCQGIPFARGELIDIDDALGVRIVDLAHMSDTQTTS; encoded by the coding sequence ATGAGTCCATTGCGAAATGTGGAACGCGTATCGCTCGCGCACGCACAACGACACAACGTTGCGGCGCTGCATTTTGGCACGCCCTATCAGGTCAGCGTCGGAAAGCGGGCGTTTTCGCTGCAGTTCGAAGTCTGCCGCGCAAGCTATCCGTTGCGGCTTAACGGACATGCGGCGGGAGAGCCTGTCACGCTCGATTGCGATGCGCAGGCGTTGTTCCCGGAGTTGACGCGGACGTCCCTCGCACAGGCGGAGGACAGGGCATGCACATTGATTTCACAGGTGCTCGACGAGTGGCTAAGCGCACTCGAAGGCGTGTTCGGGTTCACGGTCGAAATAACAGGCGTGTCGTTCGATGCAGTACCGCAACACGGCGCATACGGCCTCGTCCTCACGCACCTGCGAAGTCATCGCGCTGCGCACTTTGCGCTGGATAGCACGGTAATAGATGGATGGCTGGCGCGCCAGCCCGTTCACCTCGGCGATGCGACCGCCCTTGCAAGACGGCTGGTGGTCCCCGTCTCCGTGTGCATGGCGGGACCCGAACTTACGTTGCAGCGCCTGCGCAGAATCAGGCGCGGCGATGCACTGCTTCTTAACCGTTTTGACCAGTACTTGCGTTTGCCGATGCGCCTCGGCGCACGCCGCATTCTGCTTCAACCTTCAGGAGAATATATGGTGATAGCCCAACCGATGATCGACGATGCCAACCAGTCCGCGGAAATGACGAGCGAGCTGATTCCGGCCAGCGCACTCACGTTTTCATTCGATGCCGTGATCGGCACGCTTTCGCTGACGCTCGACGAGCTCATGCGCCTGCGAACCGGCTCGACGGTGTCATTGCAACAGCCAGTGGGCAGACATGCAATCAGGCTGCTCTGCCAGGGCATTCCGTTTGCGCGCGGCGAATTGATCGATATCGATGACGCATTGGGCGTACGCATTGTCGATCTGGCACACATGTCGGATACGCAAACGACATCATGA
- a CDS encoding flagellar biosynthesis/type III secretory pathway protein-like protein, with product MLICRKGGWYVESDGYVSSVELRGLDGLREVEASRAREAEQETARLVERVRALKRRAWRRGYDAGRRMGLRELVVPSAATSFASRCLEERLAALVLDAVVEILGELPPDVVLRNRLRRCLGALRAQQVLSVRVSTDDCAETQRIARSLEQELNVPLFIVLADAGLPAHSLVVETVQGVIDGSLTPQLRVLERGVRDAINLVLNEYRYIDGESEKKFAVIEDGLRDVIDLLAGSWGTQHRGGAR from the coding sequence ATGTTGATCTGCCGGAAGGGCGGGTGGTATGTGGAGTCGGACGGTTACGTGTCGTCAGTGGAGTTGCGCGGGCTCGACGGTTTGCGCGAAGTCGAAGCTTCTCGCGCGCGCGAAGCGGAACAGGAGACCGCCCGTCTTGTCGAGCGCGTGCGCGCGTTGAAGCGGCGGGCGTGGCGCCGCGGGTACGACGCGGGACGCCGGATGGGCCTGCGCGAGCTTGTCGTGCCCTCGGCTGCAACCTCGTTCGCATCACGCTGCCTGGAGGAACGTCTTGCCGCGCTCGTGCTCGATGCCGTGGTCGAGATACTCGGTGAGCTTCCTCCTGACGTGGTGTTGCGCAACCGGCTGCGACGCTGCCTCGGTGCTTTACGCGCGCAGCAGGTGCTGTCTGTGCGCGTCTCGACAGACGATTGCGCAGAGACGCAGCGCATCGCGCGTTCGCTCGAACAGGAGCTGAATGTCCCCTTGTTCATCGTACTCGCCGATGCCGGCCTGCCGGCGCATTCGCTTGTGGTCGAGACGGTGCAGGGCGTGATCGACGGAAGCTTGACACCGCAGTTGCGCGTGCTGGAACGCGGTGTCAGAGACGCGATCAACCTGGTGCTGAACGAGTACCGATACATCGACGGCGAATCAGAAAAAAAGTTTGCCGTGATCGAAGATGGCTTGCGTGACGTGATTGATCTGCTTGCCGGATCCTGGGGCACGCAGCACCGCGGAGGAGCCCGATGA
- the sctJ gene encoding type III secretion system inner membrane ring lipoprotein SctJ: MRLALIMLPFLFLIGCKSSLFEGLEEDQANQIIAVLSQHGIEGVKDRSADKKWNVSVDVDDVVSATEITREYALPRDNHANLGDLFSRQGLISNPDEDRVRYVYGLTQELSETLEKIDGVLVARVHIVQPERDPLMRQVAPPSASVMLRYRSDYNLEYMRDKIRNLVAGSVEGLTPDRVSLTFIPVTPVAEPADAKGDARTHFAMPAVETRHDTTLMLIVVAVMAILLIVSAWVWKSGIRSFARAFYRRRKPTTATEAHPDEKPGNSGQGDAP; this comes from the coding sequence ATGCGACTCGCACTGATCATGCTGCCGTTTCTATTTCTCATTGGCTGCAAATCGTCGTTATTCGAAGGCCTGGAAGAGGACCAGGCGAACCAGATTATCGCCGTCCTTAGCCAGCATGGGATCGAAGGTGTGAAGGACCGCAGCGCCGACAAGAAATGGAACGTCTCAGTCGATGTCGATGATGTGGTGAGCGCAACCGAAATCACGCGCGAATATGCGTTGCCTCGCGACAATCATGCAAATCTCGGTGATCTCTTCAGCCGACAGGGGTTGATATCGAATCCCGACGAAGACCGGGTGCGCTATGTCTACGGTTTGACGCAAGAGCTATCGGAAACGCTCGAGAAGATCGACGGAGTGCTGGTGGCACGCGTGCATATCGTGCAACCAGAGCGCGACCCGCTGATGCGGCAGGTCGCGCCACCCTCGGCATCGGTGATGCTGCGCTACCGCAGCGACTACAACCTCGAATATATGAGGGACAAGATCCGCAACCTCGTTGCGGGCAGCGTCGAGGGTTTGACGCCCGACCGCGTGTCTCTGACGTTTATTCCCGTCACACCCGTTGCCGAGCCCGCCGACGCCAAAGGCGACGCCAGGACGCACTTCGCGATGCCCGCTGTCGAAACGCGTCACGACACCACACTGATGCTCATCGTCGTAGCGGTAATGGCGATCTTGCTGATCGTATCGGCGTGGGTGTGGAAAAGCGGCATTCGCTCGTTTGCACGGGCATTCTATCGCCGAAGAAAGCCCACCACGGCGACTGAAGCGCATCCAGACGAAAAGCCGGGCAACTCCGGCCAAGGAGACGCACCATGA
- a CDS encoding FHA domain-containing protein codes for MSTGGIIIVTGGIHAGASVLLSDSHDLTIGSGEGASLLLADDGIAPHHATIRLTGNRLKLTALHDGVSVFGYPLASGKTTVLMCGASFMVGDAQLQFSGRDLLTPDVMRNAELAWLMTHAPLAYISKRWTHTSRGAKLLLLTLMASAGLGSLWRIYGPHELERTLPRLDGPFRFVTVREDVKTHAYVYEGYVMSSSELASLAANARRDTRSPVIRVIVVEQMKEQLVDFLQKYYRDAQVRPDEPGSFTVSPPAEEAYAVPESWDYKRVTRLARESINGLRTLRFEGHVADQGPVRVPLQAIGMNLAHSAHGAWLVDQQGVRYFTGARLPLGRIASISNCTVKIVRNDDGATYEFFAEGAENARTCK; via the coding sequence ATGAGCACGGGCGGAATTATTATCGTTACCGGCGGCATTCACGCCGGCGCGAGTGTGCTGCTGTCCGACAGCCATGACCTGACAATCGGTAGCGGGGAGGGCGCCAGTCTCCTGCTCGCGGATGACGGCATCGCGCCGCATCACGCGACCATTCGATTGACAGGAAACAGACTGAAACTGACAGCACTACATGACGGTGTATCTGTGTTCGGCTATCCATTGGCATCGGGCAAGACAACCGTGTTGATGTGCGGTGCGTCTTTCATGGTGGGTGATGCCCAATTGCAGTTTAGCGGACGCGATCTGCTGACACCCGATGTCATGCGCAACGCCGAGCTTGCGTGGTTGATGACGCATGCGCCCCTTGCCTATATCTCGAAGCGCTGGACGCATACATCCCGTGGCGCGAAGCTGTTGCTGCTAACGCTCATGGCATCGGCCGGCCTGGGATCGCTATGGCGAATCTACGGTCCGCATGAACTTGAACGCACATTACCGCGCCTTGACGGCCCGTTTCGCTTTGTGACCGTGCGTGAAGATGTCAAAACGCATGCGTACGTCTATGAGGGTTACGTGATGAGTTCGTCCGAGCTCGCCTCATTGGCAGCGAATGCCCGGCGGGATACGCGCTCGCCTGTGATACGCGTGATCGTCGTTGAGCAAATGAAAGAACAGCTCGTCGATTTTTTGCAGAAGTACTACCGCGATGCGCAAGTCAGACCAGACGAACCGGGCTCGTTCACGGTCAGCCCGCCTGCCGAAGAGGCCTACGCCGTACCGGAATCGTGGGATTACAAGCGCGTCACTCGTCTCGCGCGCGAATCGATCAATGGTTTGCGCACACTCAGGTTCGAAGGGCACGTGGCGGACCAAGGGCCCGTTCGCGTGCCGCTCCAGGCCATTGGGATGAACCTCGCGCATTCGGCACATGGAGCATGGCTTGTCGACCAGCAGGGTGTGCGCTATTTCACTGGCGCCCGCTTGCCGCTCGGTCGAATCGCAAGCATCTCGAATTGCACAGTGAAGATTGTGCGCAATGACGACGGAGCTACGTACGAGTTCTTTGCCGAGGGCGCGGAGAACGCCAGGACATGCAAGTGA